The following are encoded together in the Corynebacterium jeikeium genome:
- the purL gene encoding phosphoribosylformylglycinamidine synthase subunit PurL, producing the protein MIHNDTVADAKANPDLEQPYHELGLKDDEYARIKELLGRRPTDAELAMYSVMWSEHCSYKSSKTHLRYFGETTTDEMKSKMLAGIGENAGVIDIGDGHAVTFKVESHNHPSYVEPYQGAATGVGGIVRDIMAMGARPVAVMDQLRFGPADLPDTQRVLPGVVAGVGGYGNSLGLPNIGGETVFDATYAGNPLVNALCVGTLKTEDLKLAFASGKGNRVILFGSRTGLDGIGGVSVLASDTFEEGAERKLPAVQVGDPFAEKVLIECCLDLYRAGVVVGIQDLGGAGLSCATAELASAGDGGMHINLDNVHLRAEGMTAAEILSSESQERMCAVVEPENVDAFMEICRKWDVLASDIGCVTDGEHLVIEHCGEIVVDASAHTMAEEGPVYERPYERPAEQDELNEPRGVELPETSQEVRQQILDLAASPALCSREFITEQYDRYVRGNTVAAKDADAGVLRIDEETGRGIAVSTDASGRYTRLDPRTGAQLALAEAYRNVSITGSTPVAVSNCLNFGSPEDPGVMWQFREAVHGLADGCKEMGIPVTGGNVSFYNQTGDTAILPTPVIAVLGTIDDCAHRIPQQLPKPAAEGEKQEEYHLVLVGAETREELGGSIWQQVVHDELAGMPPQVDLSVEQRLGAFITDQRDKIVAAHDLSEGGLSQAVVELAIQSGRGVAINPMLSQHESAVVEGRTLAQQAAVGLFSETASRVLLAVSSEDYGDLMRALAETGLTGGWIGLTGVNDAADQPVIRFGSGVYPALPFGGEVELDPAKEHDEDFDVVIALEAAENAWKSTLPALFSHAAGNNSVI; encoded by the coding sequence ATGATTCACAACGACACGGTCGCCGACGCTAAGGCCAACCCGGATCTGGAGCAGCCGTACCACGAGCTGGGCCTGAAGGACGACGAGTACGCACGCATCAAGGAACTCCTGGGCCGTCGCCCTACCGATGCGGAACTGGCGATGTATTCCGTGATGTGGTCTGAGCACTGCTCGTACAAGTCCTCGAAGACGCACCTGCGCTACTTCGGCGAGACCACGACGGACGAGATGAAGTCCAAGATGCTCGCCGGTATCGGCGAGAACGCCGGCGTGATCGACATCGGCGATGGCCACGCCGTGACCTTCAAGGTCGAATCCCACAACCACCCGTCCTACGTGGAGCCCTACCAAGGCGCAGCGACCGGCGTGGGCGGCATCGTCCGCGACATCATGGCAATGGGCGCGCGCCCGGTGGCGGTGATGGATCAGCTGCGCTTCGGCCCGGCCGACCTGCCGGATACTCAGCGCGTGCTGCCCGGTGTGGTCGCGGGTGTGGGTGGTTACGGCAACTCTCTGGGGCTGCCGAACATCGGCGGTGAGACTGTTTTTGACGCCACCTACGCGGGTAACCCGCTGGTCAATGCACTGTGCGTGGGCACTTTGAAGACCGAAGATCTGAAGCTGGCCTTCGCCTCTGGCAAGGGCAACCGAGTGATCCTTTTCGGCTCCCGCACGGGCCTGGATGGCATCGGTGGCGTATCCGTGCTGGCCTCCGACACCTTCGAGGAAGGCGCGGAGCGCAAGCTGCCCGCCGTGCAGGTGGGCGACCCCTTCGCGGAGAAGGTACTGATTGAGTGCTGCCTGGACCTGTACCGCGCTGGCGTGGTCGTCGGCATTCAGGACCTCGGTGGCGCTGGTCTTTCCTGCGCCACTGCAGAGCTGGCTTCCGCCGGTGACGGCGGCATGCACATCAACCTGGACAATGTGCACCTGCGCGCTGAGGGCATGACCGCCGCGGAGATCTTGTCCTCCGAGTCGCAGGAGCGCATGTGCGCCGTGGTGGAGCCGGAGAACGTGGATGCGTTCATGGAAATCTGCCGCAAGTGGGACGTGCTGGCCTCCGACATCGGCTGCGTAACCGATGGCGAGCACCTCGTCATCGAGCACTGCGGCGAGATTGTGGTGGACGCTTCGGCACACACCATGGCCGAAGAAGGCCCGGTCTACGAGCGCCCCTACGAGCGCCCGGCGGAGCAGGACGAGCTGAACGAGCCCCGCGGCGTGGAGTTGCCGGAGACCTCCCAGGAGGTCCGTCAACAGATCCTGGACCTGGCGGCCTCCCCGGCGCTGTGCTCCCGCGAGTTCATCACCGAGCAGTACGACCGTTACGTGCGCGGCAACACCGTCGCGGCCAAGGACGCGGACGCGGGCGTGCTACGCATCGACGAGGAGACCGGTCGCGGCATCGCCGTTTCTACCGACGCCTCTGGCCGTTACACCCGCTTGGATCCCCGCACTGGCGCACAGCTGGCGCTGGCTGAGGCCTACCGCAACGTCTCCATCACGGGCTCCACCCCTGTGGCAGTCTCCAATTGCCTGAACTTCGGTTCCCCGGAAGACCCGGGCGTGATGTGGCAGTTCCGTGAGGCCGTGCATGGCCTCGCCGATGGCTGTAAGGAGATGGGCATCCCGGTTACCGGCGGTAACGTCTCCTTCTACAACCAGACCGGCGATACCGCTATTCTGCCGACCCCAGTCATCGCAGTGCTGGGCACCATCGACGACTGCGCCCACCGAATCCCACAGCAGCTGCCGAAGCCAGCTGCCGAGGGGGAGAAGCAGGAGGAGTACCACCTGGTTCTGGTGGGTGCGGAGACCCGCGAGGAGCTCGGCGGCTCCATTTGGCAGCAGGTCGTTCACGACGAACTGGCCGGCATGCCGCCGCAGGTGGATCTGTCCGTGGAGCAGCGCCTGGGTGCTTTCATCACCGATCAGCGCGACAAGATCGTCGCAGCCCACGACCTTTCCGAGGGCGGCCTGTCGCAGGCCGTCGTGGAGCTGGCAATCCAGTCCGGCCGCGGAGTAGCCATCAATCCGATGCTCAGTCAGCACGAGTCCGCCGTAGTGGAAGGCCGCACGCTGGCACAGCAGGCAGCGGTGGGGCTGTTCTCCGAGACCGCTTCTCGCGTGCTGCTGGCCGTAAGCAGCGAGGACTACGGCGACCTGATGCGCGCTCTGGCCGAGACCGGCCTGACCGGTGGCTGGATCGGCCTGACCGGCGTTAACGACGCGGCAGATCAGCCGGTCATTCGCTTCGGCTCCGGCGTATACCCGGCGCTTCCTTTCGGCGGGGAGGTCGAGCTCGACCCGGCCAAGGAACACGATGAAGACTTCGACGTCGTCATTGCCCTGGAAGCAGCCGAGAATGCGTGGAAGTCC
- the purQ gene encoding phosphoribosylformylglycinamidine synthase subunit PurQ: MTSRIGVITFPGTLDDVDAVRAVRLAGAEPVELWHADEDLKNVDAVVVPGGFSYGDYLRAGAIASIAPAMKSVVAAAERGTPVLGICNGFQILQEAGLLPGALTRNEGLHFVCRDVYLEVENTSTAWTNQFAEGSKILVPSKHGEGRFQASEETLERLEGEGRVVFRYAVNHNGSRNSIAGVCSENGRVVGLMPHPEHAVETLTGPSLDGLGLFQSVLSTLVS; the protein is encoded by the coding sequence GTGACCAGCCGCATCGGAGTAATCACCTTCCCCGGCACCTTGGATGACGTCGATGCCGTGCGCGCCGTGCGCCTGGCGGGGGCGGAGCCGGTGGAGTTGTGGCACGCTGACGAAGATCTGAAGAACGTTGACGCTGTGGTTGTGCCCGGCGGTTTTTCCTACGGCGACTACCTGCGGGCCGGCGCCATCGCTTCCATCGCCCCGGCCATGAAGTCCGTAGTGGCTGCCGCGGAGCGGGGCACCCCCGTGCTGGGCATCTGCAATGGCTTCCAGATTCTGCAGGAAGCCGGCCTGCTGCCCGGCGCCCTGACTCGTAACGAGGGCCTGCACTTTGTGTGCCGCGATGTTTACCTAGAGGTCGAAAACACTTCCACCGCGTGGACCAACCAGTTCGCCGAGGGATCCAAGATCCTGGTGCCGTCTAAGCACGGCGAGGGGCGCTTCCAGGCCAGCGAGGAGACCCTGGAGCGCCTCGAAGGCGAAGGTCGCGTAGTGTTCCGCTACGCCGTGAACCACAACGGATCCCGCAACTCGATCGCCGGTGTGTGCAGCGAAAACGGCCGCGTAGTTGGCCTGATGCCACACCCAGAGCACGCAGTGGAAACGCTGACGGGCCCGTCCCTTGACGGACTGGGTCTGTTCCAGTCGGTCCTGTCCACGCTCGTTTCCTAA